A genome region from Fervidicoccaceae archaeon includes the following:
- a CDS encoding CDC48 family AAA ATPase, with amino-acid sequence MTTRRELELRVAEAKSRDVGRKLARLSTEAMKALGISSGDFVEIEGRKGSVLAQAWRAYPEDDERDPNMVRIDGHLREAVGASLDDTVIVRRASVEEADKVVVAPVEGLYRGLFISPEDLASVIREYLLGKPVRRGEKVVVPFFGGPSLIFVVTSTQPTANVYITERTQVVVREEPVAHEAVERGVPRVTWEDIGDLEEAKQKLREMIELPLKHPELFKHLGVEPPKGVLLYGPPGTGKTLLAKALANEIGAYFISINGPEIMSKFYGESEQRLREIFEEAQENAPAIIFIDEIDSIAPKREEVVGEVERRVVAQLLTLMDGLKERGKVVVIGATNRPGAVDPALRRPGRFDREIEIRPPDTRARKEILAVHTRSMPLADDVDLERLAEMTHGYTGADLAALAKEAAMHALRRFMQEKSIDLSKPIGKQLISELKVTWADFVAAMKGIQPSLIREVYVEVPNIRWTDIGGLEEVKQSLREAVEWPLRNPALFEKMGIRPPKGILLYGPPGTGKTLLAKAVATESEANFIAIRGPEILSKWVGESE; translated from the coding sequence TTGACGACGAGGAGAGAGCTGGAGCTGCGGGTGGCCGAGGCTAAGAGTAGAGATGTGGGGAGGAAGCTCGCGCGCTTGAGCACCGAAGCCATGAAAGCGCTTGGCATATCGTCTGGGGACTTCGTAGAAATCGAGGGAAGAAAGGGATCCGTTCTGGCTCAGGCGTGGAGAGCGTACCCGGAAGACGACGAGCGAGACCCGAACATGGTGAGAATAGACGGTCACCTCCGAGAGGCCGTGGGAGCTTCTCTCGATGACACGGTGATCGTTAGGAGGGCATCGGTCGAGGAGGCCGACAAGGTCGTGGTGGCGCCTGTCGAGGGACTCTATAGGGGACTCTTCATCTCACCGGAGGATCTGGCTTCCGTGATCCGGGAGTATCTCCTAGGGAAACCCGTTAGGAGAGGCGAGAAGGTCGTAGTGCCGTTCTTCGGCGGTCCTTCGCTGATCTTCGTTGTGACATCGACTCAGCCAACAGCTAACGTCTACATCACGGAGAGGACGCAGGTAGTCGTACGAGAGGAGCCCGTGGCTCACGAGGCCGTCGAGCGCGGCGTGCCGCGAGTCACGTGGGAGGACATAGGAGATCTCGAGGAAGCCAAGCAGAAATTGAGAGAGATGATAGAGCTCCCCCTTAAGCATCCCGAGCTCTTCAAGCACCTCGGCGTAGAGCCCCCGAAGGGGGTACTGCTCTACGGCCCCCCTGGCACGGGCAAGACCCTGCTGGCCAAGGCTCTGGCCAACGAAATAGGGGCTTACTTCATATCGATAAACGGCCCCGAGATCATGAGCAAGTTCTACGGCGAGAGCGAGCAGAGGCTGAGGGAGATATTCGAGGAGGCCCAAGAGAACGCCCCAGCCATCATATTCATCGATGAGATAGACAGCATCGCCCCGAAGAGAGAGGAGGTGGTCGGCGAGGTCGAGAGGAGGGTGGTCGCTCAGCTCTTGACGCTGATGGATGGGCTGAAAGAGAGGGGGAAGGTCGTCGTTATAGGAGCCACCAATAGGCCTGGAGCTGTGGACCCGGCCCTCAGGAGGCCCGGCAGATTCGACAGGGAGATCGAGATCCGTCCGCCCGACACGAGAGCCAGAAAGGAGATCCTGGCCGTCCACACGCGCAGCATGCCGCTGGCCGACGACGTGGACCTGGAGAGGCTGGCCGAGATGACCCACGGCTACACCGGCGCAGACCTCGCCGCACTCGCGAAAGAGGCGGCGATGCACGCTCTGAGGAGGTTCATGCAAGAGAAAAGCATCGATTTGAGCAAGCCCATCGGCAAGCAATTAATTTCCGAGCTCAAGGTCACGTGGGCCGACTTCGTGGCCGCAATGAAGGGGATCCAGCCTAGCTTAATCAGAGAGGTCTACGTCGAGGTCCCGAACATCAGGTGGACCGACATAGGAGGGCTCGAGGAGGTCAAGCAGAGTCTGCGCGAGGCCGTCGAGTGGCCCCTGAGGAACCCCGCTCTCTTCGAGAAGATGGGGATAAGGCCGCCTAAGGGCATAC
- a CDS encoding acetate--CoA ligase family protein encodes MKELFAPSSVVVVGASRSPSKVGHVVLKNILESGYGGRVYAVNPHADEVLGLKCYRSVTEIPDSLEQAVIAVPSTSVAEVAEQCGEKGVRCLVVISAGFRETGPEGLKREKELVAICRRYGMRLLGPNCLGLIDAHTPLNASFAASTPKAGGIALVSQSGAIVTALLDWAHRVGVGFSKVVSLGNKADIDEVDLLGALRGDEHTKVVLLYVEEIERGAEFVEAARELSLAKPLVVLRGGTTEAGARAAASHTGALAGDHAVYRAAFRKVGAVEVSGLADLVAASLVLERWRRLSGGIAVVTNAGGPGIIAVDQLVSIGVPLARISRSLAEALKLALPPAASVLNPIDVLGDAGPERYAEALRLLLASEEVGGALVLLTPQAMTKPVETARMIAEIAEKTSFKPVVASFLGGDLVEKARSLLLERGVPCFEWIELAASSLKSLRDYSLAVERARRIAEEAEPSLEVDRELVARELNEAVREGRRVLTEEEALEVARAYGIEAAPARLARTAEEAVEAAERLGYPVALKISSPDVLHKTDVGGVRLGLSSPEEVVRGFNELVERTTRLAPAARVRGVLVQKMLARGREAAVGATLDERFGHLIMFGSGGVYVELLRDVSFALAPLKRSEALELVESTRLGTLLRGYRGEPPGDIECAVEVLLRVSRLVTDFKRSIYEIDINPLFVYEKGCATPDVKIIVGRSHGG; translated from the coding sequence GTGAAAGAGCTCTTCGCTCCCTCCTCCGTGGTCGTAGTGGGGGCTTCCAGGTCCCCGAGCAAGGTGGGGCACGTAGTTCTCAAGAACATACTCGAGAGCGGGTACGGCGGCCGAGTCTACGCTGTCAATCCTCACGCCGACGAAGTACTCGGGCTAAAGTGTTACAGGTCTGTGACAGAGATACCCGACTCTCTCGAGCAAGCGGTAATCGCCGTGCCGTCCACGTCCGTGGCTGAGGTGGCCGAGCAGTGTGGCGAGAAGGGGGTCCGATGCCTCGTCGTGATCTCCGCGGGTTTCCGCGAGACGGGCCCCGAGGGCCTCAAGAGAGAGAAGGAGCTCGTAGCGATATGCAGGAGATACGGCATGAGGCTTTTGGGCCCGAACTGCCTCGGCTTGATCGATGCGCACACGCCTCTCAACGCCTCGTTCGCTGCTTCGACCCCCAAAGCCGGCGGCATAGCGCTTGTCTCGCAGAGCGGCGCTATAGTTACAGCTCTCTTGGACTGGGCTCATCGCGTCGGCGTGGGCTTCTCCAAAGTAGTCAGCTTGGGCAACAAGGCCGACATAGACGAGGTAGACCTCCTCGGAGCGCTCAGAGGAGACGAGCACACGAAGGTGGTCCTGCTTTACGTAGAGGAAATAGAGCGTGGCGCCGAGTTCGTTGAGGCTGCCCGCGAGCTCTCCCTAGCTAAGCCTCTCGTGGTGTTGCGAGGCGGGACGACCGAGGCTGGAGCTAGAGCGGCTGCAAGCCACACGGGCGCTCTCGCCGGAGATCACGCAGTCTACAGAGCGGCTTTCCGAAAGGTCGGAGCCGTGGAGGTCTCAGGTCTCGCGGACCTCGTGGCGGCATCTCTCGTCCTCGAGCGATGGAGAAGACTCAGTGGAGGAATCGCCGTAGTCACCAACGCCGGGGGCCCGGGCATAATAGCGGTGGACCAACTCGTCTCGATCGGGGTTCCTCTCGCCAGAATCTCTCGTTCTCTCGCCGAGGCTCTGAAATTGGCGCTCCCGCCGGCCGCCAGCGTGCTGAACCCTATCGATGTGCTCGGCGACGCGGGCCCCGAGAGATACGCGGAGGCCCTAAGGCTCTTGCTCGCTAGCGAGGAGGTGGGGGGAGCTCTGGTTCTGCTGACCCCGCAAGCTATGACGAAGCCCGTCGAAACGGCTAGGATGATCGCGGAGATCGCCGAGAAAACCTCCTTCAAGCCCGTCGTCGCTTCTTTTCTGGGCGGAGACCTCGTCGAGAAGGCGCGCTCGCTTCTGCTCGAGCGGGGAGTGCCTTGCTTCGAGTGGATCGAGTTGGCGGCGTCTTCGTTGAAGTCTCTGCGCGATTACTCGCTGGCTGTGGAGAGAGCTAGGCGGATCGCCGAAGAGGCGGAGCCGAGTCTCGAGGTCGATAGAGAGCTAGTCGCTCGGGAGCTCAATGAGGCGGTGCGCGAGGGGAGGAGAGTCCTGACCGAAGAAGAGGCGCTGGAAGTCGCGAGAGCTTACGGCATTGAAGCGGCCCCGGCGCGTTTGGCCAGGACGGCTGAGGAGGCGGTGGAGGCGGCTGAGCGACTCGGCTACCCCGTCGCTCTGAAGATTTCCTCGCCCGATGTATTGCACAAAACAGATGTCGGCGGCGTGAGATTGGGGCTTAGCTCGCCGGAAGAGGTGGTTCGGGGCTTCAACGAACTCGTTGAGAGAACGACGAGGCTCGCGCCGGCGGCTAGAGTGAGAGGAGTCTTGGTGCAGAAAATGCTAGCGCGCGGGCGCGAGGCGGCGGTGGGCGCGACGCTCGACGAACGCTTCGGCCACCTCATAATGTTTGGGAGCGGAGGGGTATACGTCGAGTTGCTGAGAGACGTCTCATTCGCGCTCGCTCCTCTCAAGAGGAGCGAGGCTCTCGAACTCGTCGAGTCCACGAGGCTCGGGACTCTACTGCGAGGTTATCGGGGCGAGCCTCCAGGCGACATCGAGTGCGCGGTCGAAGTCCTACTCAGAGTTAGCAGATTAGTCACGGATTTCAAGCGATCGATATATGAGATAGATATAAATCCATTATTCGTGTACGAAAAAGGATGTGCCACCCCCGACGTGAAGATCATCGTGGGGCGCTCTCACGGTGGCTAA
- a CDS encoding V-type ATPase subunit yields MIGIFAYAASAPRMRVIKASLLEAQKLVELSRAETLDEIVRLLKETRYARRISSAAKLQEVSEGITRRHSEDLAKLSRVSASDAREIVTLLLKLEELRAIFTVLSAYSRGGPQALSSIPAYRLTGSALEIRDHLASSREERRSPRALVKRALAVVKDELLRSALEEATRRVERTESLRVIEAMAALKIIEAILEAAERASTRLAPPPRELVGPLLDYIIVQMLADLWLFKELDKEVVELAAKVTRGRLSSAVKSLPAAESPLQLYQALLREHGLPAARLEDLPRADEHAYEQITRLIRSRARRVFASYPLTPSLGVAAFLLLLLEYRDLMMILASRLVGRRPFP; encoded by the coding sequence TTGATCGGAATCTTTGCCTATGCCGCGTCTGCCCCGAGAATGAGAGTCATCAAGGCCTCTCTCCTCGAGGCGCAGAAGCTGGTGGAGCTTTCGAGAGCGGAGACGTTGGACGAGATCGTCAGGCTCCTCAAGGAGACGAGATACGCTCGGCGAATAAGCTCGGCGGCTAAGCTGCAGGAGGTGAGCGAGGGAATAACGAGAAGGCACTCAGAAGACCTAGCCAAGCTCTCGCGAGTCTCGGCCAGCGATGCTCGCGAGATCGTCACTCTGCTCCTGAAGCTCGAGGAGCTGCGAGCCATATTTACTGTGCTCTCAGCCTACTCGCGGGGAGGCCCTCAGGCCCTCTCCTCGATCCCGGCCTACAGGCTCACTGGCTCCGCTCTCGAGATTCGCGATCACTTGGCCTCCTCGAGAGAAGAGAGGAGGTCCCCAAGAGCCCTCGTCAAGAGGGCCCTCGCGGTAGTTAAGGACGAGCTTCTGCGAAGCGCGCTGGAGGAAGCAACGAGGCGAGTGGAGAGGACCGAGAGCCTCCGCGTTATCGAGGCGATGGCCGCGCTGAAGATAATCGAGGCGATACTCGAGGCGGCGGAGCGAGCCTCGACCAGGCTGGCCCCTCCGCCCCGAGAACTCGTGGGCCCCCTGCTCGATTACATAATCGTTCAGATGCTAGCCGACCTCTGGCTCTTCAAGGAACTGGACAAGGAGGTCGTGGAGCTCGCCGCCAAAGTGACGCGGGGAAGACTCTCCTCGGCAGTGAAAAGCCTGCCAGCCGCGGAGTCGCCCCTACAGCTCTATCAGGCTCTTCTCAGAGAGCACGGGCTACCCGCAGCGAGGCTCGAGGACCTGCCGAGGGCCGACGAGCACGCCTACGAGCAGATCACGCGGCTCATCAGGAGCAGAGCTCGGAGAGTCTTCGCCTCGTATCCACTGACCCCCTCGCTGGGCGTTGCCGCCTTCCTCCTCTTGCTCCTCGAGTATAGAGACCTCATGATGATCCTGGCGTCGCGACTCGTCGGCCGGAGACCGTTCCCCTGA